A DNA window from Arachis hypogaea cultivar Tifrunner chromosome 18, arahy.Tifrunner.gnm2.J5K5, whole genome shotgun sequence contains the following coding sequences:
- the LOC112772760 gene encoding isoprene synthase, chloroplastic, with protein MASELISLPYALSTTQRVVVVKHRNHFGRKTVTHATAKIHVICGSTKKDDGQLIGRRSANYQPNLWTYEFLHQSHHNHHVVEIIEERAKKLEEKVGHIMMNSSDMEPLSLLEFIDDLHRLGLSYKFPNHINSALSRIHSSQHVLHYTPKTLHATALLFRILRQHSFHVSQDVFESFNDDEGNLKAEIGNDVQGMLSLYEASHLNFDGENLCEKARAFSATNMMNIIRKEGTENKVKESVRRVLEGLPSHHSPYRVEARGYIDTYHKKEPHSQLLLELAKLDFNMVQSLHQQELKQMARWWRDIGLASKLSFARDRLTESFFWSLGIVSHPNFSYCRKELTKVAALVTVLDDVYDVYGTLDELELFTDAVERWDVNAINDLPDYMTLCFLALYNTVNEIAFDIFKDHAFKCLPHLKKAWCDLCKSFLQEAKWSNNKVVPSLKEYLENGLVSCSGGICLIHSFFLLNQETSEQALHSLINYHELLRSSSTIFRISNDLATSAEEMECGETANSMTCYMNETGDSEEGARRYLRSVIDEAWKNMNRCLVMDSTFDKSFIEVAMNLARIAQFTYQHGDGHGRPDNRSKGRIKSLLVDPIPVNVPT; from the exons ATGGCAAGTGAGTTGATATCTCTGCCCTACGCCCTATCAACCACACAAAGAGTAGTAGTAGTAAAACATAGGAACCACTTTGGACGCAAAACAGTTACTCATGCCACTGCAAAAATACATGTCATTTGTGGCTCCACCAAAAAGGATGATGGCCAGTTAATTGGAAGGCGTTCAGCTAATTACCAGCCCAATCTATGGACTTATGAATTTCTTCATCAGTCCCACCACAATCATCACGTG GTTGAAATAATTGAAGAAAGGGCAAAAAAGCTAGAGGAGAAGGTGGGACACATAATGATGAATAGTTCAGACATGGAGCCCCTGAGCTTGCTTGAATTCATTGACGACCTTCATCGGTTGGGCCTCTCCTACAAGTTCCCAAACCACATCAACTCTGCTCTTTCCCGCATTCATTCTTCACAACATGTACTTCATTATACACCCAAAACACTACATGCTACTGCTCTCCTCTTCAGAATTCTCAGACAACATTCCTTTCACGTCTCCCAAG ATGTATTTGAAAGTTTCAACGATGATGAGGGAAACTTGAAGGCTGAAATTGGCAATGATGTGCAAGGAATGTTAAGTTTGTACGAGGCATCACATCTTAACTTTGACGGAGAAAATCTATGTGAGAAGGCAAGGGCATTTTCGGCAACAAATATGATGAACATAATAAGAAAAGAGGGGACAGAGAACAAAGTAAAAGAAAGCGTTAGAAGAGTGTTGGAGGGGCTTCCTTCTCACCATAGCCCTTACAGAGTAGAGGCAAGGGGATACATTGACACATATCATAAAAAGGAACCACACAGTCAATTGCTATTAGAGCTTGCTAAGCTTGACTTTAACATGGTTCAGTCATTACATCAACAAGAGTTAAAACAGATGGCAAG ATGGTGGAGGGACATAGGCCTCGCAAGCAAGCTGAGCTTTGCTCGAGATAGGTTAACGGAATCCTTCTTTTGGTCACTGGGAATAGTCTCACATCCAAATTTTTCTTATTGTCGTAAAGAACTTACTAAGGTGGCAGCTTTAGTCACCGTTCTTGATGATGTCTACGATGTCTATGGTACTTTGGATGAATTGGAACTCTTCACGGATGCTGTTGAGAG ATGGGATGTAAATGCCATTAACGATCTCCCAGACTACATGACATTGTGCTTCCTAGCACTTTATAACACTGTCAATGAGATTGCTTTTGACATCTTCAAAGATCATGCCTTCAAGTGCCTTCCTCATCTCAAAAAAGCT TGGTGTGATTTGTGCAAATCGTTTCTACAAGAAGCAAAATGGTCCAACAACAAAGTTGTACCAAGTTTGAAGGAGTACTTGGAAAATGGTTTAGTCTCGTGCTCAGGCGGGATTTGTCTTATTCACTCCTTCTTCTTACTCAACCAAGAAACATCAGAGCAAGCACTTCATTCCTTAATCAACTACCACGAACTCTTGCGTTCTTCGTCCACCATTTTCAGGATTAGCAACGATTTGGCCACCTCAGCG GAAGAGATGGAGTGCGGTGAAACCGCGAATTCAATGACGTGCTACATGAATGAAACGGGTGACTCCGAAGAGGGCGCACGAAGGTACTTGAGAAGTGTGATTGACGAAGCATGGAAGAACATGAACAGATGCCTAGTGATGGATTCTACATTCGACAAATCCTTCATAGAAGTAGCCATGAACCTTGCCCGTATTGCCCAATTCACATACCAACATGGAGATGGACATGGACGACCAGACAATAGATCGAAGGGCAGAATAAAGTCCTTGCTTGTTGATCCAATTCCTGTGAATGTGCCAAcgtaa